The following are encoded in a window of Diorhabda sublineata isolate icDioSubl1.1 chromosome 3, icDioSubl1.1, whole genome shotgun sequence genomic DNA:
- the LOC130441211 gene encoding proteasome assembly chaperone 2, with the protein MPPILKFFENVDLNEFTLLIPSVSVGNVPQLTLDLLIKTFDFQKIASLWHPSIVSSVGADPYDFSSPKICMACELYSNEKLKVACMQLRSTLDSKMANKFFEDIYNCINNLNFKQIIILSSAFDYELPNINKKRFYFLDNLQNNVCNLPDMEQLDKDLSGKYRVNGAGFALNLYAVLSKGLKCILLGKYISEGDNRPDAQAVLEKVLQVLHVKMPKMIQYPRSWDLVFGGPPPIGIY; encoded by the coding sequence ATGCCTccgatattaaaattttttgaaaatgtagaTCTAAATGAATTTACACTGTTAATTCCAAGCGTTTCAGTGGGCAATGTTCCACAGTTAACATTGGATCTACTCATTAAAACATTCGATTTCCAAAAAATTGCATCGTTGTGGCATCCTTCAATAGTTTCTTCTGTTGGCGCAGATCCTTATGATTTTAGTTCACCTAAAATCTGTATGGCATGTGAATTGTATTCAAATGAAAAGTTAAAAGTGGCTTGCATGCAGTTGAGGTCTACATTAGATTCAAAAATggcaaacaaattttttgaagacaTCTATAATTGTATAAACAACTTGAATTTTAagcaaattatcattttatccAGTGCGTTCGATTACGAATTACcgaatattaataaaaagagattctattttttggataatttgcaAAATAATGTGTGTAACCTACCAGATATGGAGCAACTAGACAAAGATCTATCTGGCAAATATCGTGTAAATGGTGCAGGATTTGCCTTGAATCTATATGCAGTGTTATCAAAAGGATTAAAATGTATATTGTTGGGAAAATATATCAGTGAAGGTGATAATCGACCAGATGCACAGGCAGTGTTAGAAAAAGTACTTCAGGTGTTACATGTGAAAATGCCAAAAATGATTCAATATCCTAGATCTTGGGATTTGGTTTTTGGTGGCCCTCCACCTATTGGaatatattga
- the LOC130441017 gene encoding protein lin-7 homolog C: MAQICEPLTLSRDIKRSIELLEKLQKSGEVPATKLAALQKVLQSDFLNAVREVYEHVYETVDIQGSQDVRASATAKATVAAFAASEGHAHPRVVELPKTDEGLGFNVMGGKEQNSPIYISRIIPGGVADRHGGLKRGDQLLSVNGVSVDGENHEKAVELLKQAHGSVKLVVRYTPKVLEEMELRFDKQRARRRQQYN, from the exons ATGGCTCAAATATGCGAACCTTTAACTCTCTCAAGAG ATATAAAGAGGTCGATTGAGCTTCTTGAAAAACTTCAGAAAAGTGGAGAAGTACCTGCAACAAAACTTGCGGCTCTCCAAAAGGTACTACAAAGCGATTTTCTCAATGCAGTTCGTGAAGTATATGAACACGTATATGAAACTGTAGATATACAAGGTTCTCAAGATGTAAGAGCTTCAGCTACAGCAAAAGCCACTGTAGCAGCATTTGCAGCAAGTGAAGGACATGCACATCCTAGAGTAGTTGAATTACCTAAAACTGATGAAGGGCTTGGTTTTAATGTGATGGGTGGTAAAGAGCAGAATTCGCCAATATATATATCTAGAATTATACCTGGAGGTGTAGCTGATAGGCATGGAGGATTGAAGAGAGGTGATCAGCTTTTAAGTGTAAATGGAGTG tcTGTTGATGGAGAAAACCATGAAAAAGCAGTGGAACTTTTGAAACAAGCTCATGGGTCTGTAAAATTAGTAGTTCGTTACACCCCTAAAGTGTTGGAAGAAATGGAACTTCGATTTGACAAACAAAGAGCTAGAAGAAGACAGCAGTATAATTAA